In Natronococcus occultus SP4, the following proteins share a genomic window:
- a CDS encoding EamA family transporter: protein MGFPEIDSAVFFGSITMITWGIWVVLGNAASESIDPRTAAAISYLVAGPLALGYILVSDASLAITARGGLLAGVAGLFTGIGLISMYIGLSGGSTTVVSTLGAMYFVVAALIGMVILGDEVTITRFAGIAFAILGVVLVSQ from the coding sequence ATGGGTTTTCCTGAGATCGATTCGGCTGTGTTCTTTGGTTCGATCACGATGATAACGTGGGGTATCTGGGTAGTCTTGGGGAACGCTGCCTCGGAGTCTATCGACCCGAGGACGGCCGCCGCGATCTCCTATCTCGTTGCGGGACCGCTTGCACTCGGATACATCCTCGTTTCGGACGCATCGCTTGCCATTACTGCGAGGGGCGGCCTGCTCGCCGGCGTGGCCGGATTGTTCACCGGAATCGGCCTGATTTCGATGTACATCGGACTTTCCGGAGGGTCGACGACGGTCGTCTCTACTCTCGGTGCGATGTACTTCGTCGTTGCGGCGCTCATCGGAATGGTTATCCTCGGAGACGAAGTGACGATAACGAGGTTTGCTGGGATCGCGTTCGCAATTCTCGGGGTCGTCCTGGTTTCACAGTAA
- a CDS encoding DUF7521 family protein has product MADRSLPAGVSIEAVVQGGLFVILTVLGLAIIAIAIQGYRRNRSRPMLFLALGFAGIIFPELIVAGVTQFVTELSQFWMVTFFQVTNVFAFLCILYAITMEP; this is encoded by the coding sequence ATGGCCGACCGCTCACTCCCCGCAGGGGTTTCGATCGAGGCGGTCGTCCAGGGGGGCCTGTTCGTCATCCTCACCGTCCTCGGGCTCGCGATCATCGCGATCGCCATCCAGGGGTATCGACGGAACCGGAGCCGACCGATGCTGTTTCTGGCGCTTGGCTTTGCCGGAATCATCTTCCCGGAGCTCATCGTGGCGGGGGTCACCCAGTTCGTCACCGAGCTCTCCCAGTTCTGGATGGTGACGTTCTTCCAGGTGACCAACGTGTTCGCCTTCCTCTGTATCCTCTACGCGATCACGATGGAGCCGTGA
- a CDS encoding CPBP family intramembrane glutamic endopeptidase, with protein MARSTIDGDSRSGVADRLLYGRTDARLRAVWRVLAPLAVGLGIYVLAHAAVELYGGDVLAPLADESAVLGAAVIFAALAVAVAAAGLAALVVAAKLDRRSIADYGFDRSRRWRRDFLAGAAIGAAAGLGTVGYLAARGYATLTVELTGVGADSALVGTVVLVAMLAFLLANTAFEEIVFRAILVTNAAEGFRSRSVGAATAVVGAVAVSVPVFGALHLLGGGIGAVVTSAIGGILFAAAYVLTGRLALPIGVHFGGIVFVSATQSPLSAEPELTLPSLVAITDVLEPSLLAGVELWLVRLAIGLALVCVWVRFAYGKLSITERVIS; from the coding sequence ATGGCACGCTCGACGATCGACGGCGACTCCCGATCGGGGGTCGCCGACCGACTCCTGTACGGACGAACCGACGCCCGTCTCCGCGCGGTCTGGCGGGTCCTCGCGCCGCTTGCAGTCGGCCTCGGGATCTACGTCCTCGCACACGCGGCGGTGGAACTGTACGGCGGCGACGTCCTCGCTCCGCTTGCCGATGAGTCGGCAGTCCTCGGTGCCGCGGTGATCTTCGCCGCGCTGGCGGTCGCAGTCGCCGCGGCCGGCCTCGCAGCACTTGTCGTCGCCGCGAAACTCGATCGGCGTTCGATCGCCGACTACGGGTTCGACCGCTCCCGACGGTGGCGCCGGGACTTCCTCGCGGGCGCAGCGATCGGTGCCGCCGCGGGGCTCGGCACCGTCGGCTACCTGGCAGCGCGGGGATACGCGACCCTCACCGTCGAGCTCACGGGCGTCGGCGCCGACTCCGCGCTGGTCGGCACCGTTGTTCTCGTGGCGATGCTCGCTTTCCTCCTCGCGAACACCGCCTTCGAGGAGATCGTCTTCCGGGCGATCCTCGTCACGAACGCGGCCGAGGGCTTTCGCTCCCGATCCGTCGGCGCCGCGACAGCCGTCGTCGGCGCAGTCGCGGTCAGCGTCCCGGTGTTCGGCGCGTTGCATCTCCTCGGCGGCGGGATCGGGGCCGTCGTTACGAGCGCGATCGGGGGGATCCTGTTCGCGGCCGCGTACGTTCTCACGGGGCGACTGGCGCTGCCGATCGGCGTCCACTTCGGCGGAATCGTCTTCGTCAGCGCCACCCAGTCGCCGCTGTCGGCCGAGCCGGAGCTCACCCTGCCGTCGCTCGTCGCGATCACGGACGTCCTCGAGCCGTCGCTGCTCGCCGGCGTCGAGCTGTGGCTCGTCAGGCTGGCGATCGGCCTCGCGCTCGTCTGCGTCTGGGTTCGGTTCGCCTACGGGAAGCTCTCGATCACCGAGCGAGTGATCTCCTGA
- a CDS encoding ArsR/SmtB family transcription factor translates to MGEDVDVDTVGSVLEDAVARSILVQTTREPMSASTLAERCGVSEATIYRRLETLRASDLVAETTVPDRDGHHYKVYRSNLHRLTVDLTEDGFDLTIERKETAADRLTRLIEEL, encoded by the coding sequence ATGGGCGAGGACGTCGACGTCGACACTGTCGGGAGCGTCCTCGAGGACGCGGTCGCTCGCTCGATCCTCGTCCAGACCACCAGGGAACCCATGTCTGCCAGCACACTCGCCGAACGATGCGGCGTCTCGGAGGCGACGATCTACCGGCGTCTCGAGACGCTTCGGGCGTCCGATCTGGTCGCGGAGACGACCGTCCCCGATCGCGACGGCCACCACTACAAGGTGTATCGATCGAACCTGCACCGGCTGACGGTCGATCTCACCGAGGACGGGTTCGACCTGACGATCGAGCGCAAGGAGACCGCAGCCGATCGGCTCACCAGGCTGATCGAGGAGCTGTGA